A genomic window from Silene latifolia isolate original U9 population chromosome 11, ASM4854445v1, whole genome shotgun sequence includes:
- the LOC141613815 gene encoding uncharacterized protein LOC141613815 — MNACHILLGRPWQFDRKVEHDGRANVYSVMKGNVRYNLKPMSPNKIKESKTKKGSMFMEAREVEEALARGERTYVLMVRELGSVGVCNDRGVQELLEEFRDVFPDELPDGLPPSRGIEHQIDLIPGAALPNKPAYRCNPEEAKELQRQVQELIDRGYVQESLSPCAVPALLVPKKEGTWRIVVFLGYIVGKDGVSMDPSKVDAIQAWPVPKSTTEVRSFHGLASFYRRFIQGFSSIVAPITELTKKGEFVWTNSAQKAFEEVKRKLCSGLVLALPDFNKLFEVECDASGVGIGAVLIQEKRPIAYFK; from the exons ATGAATGCATGCCACATTCTGTTGGGTAGGCCTTGGCAATTCGATAGAAAGGTTGAACATGACGGGAGAGCCAATGTGTATAGCGTGATGAAGGGTAATGTGAGATATAATCTGAAACCTATGTCACCTAACAAGATTAAAGAGTCTAAAACAAAGAAGGGGAGTATGTTTATGGAGGCTCGGGAGGTTGAGGAAGCTTTAGCTCGTGGAGAACGAACTTATGTGCTGATGGTTCGTGAATTAGGGTCCGTTGGTGTGTGTAATGACCGTGGGGTACAGGAGCTATTAGAAGAGTTCCGGGATGTGTTTCCGGATGAATTACCGGATGGGTTACCTCCTTCACGTGGTATTGAACACCAAATAGATCTGATTCCAGGGGCGGCATTGCCTAATAAGCCGGCCTATCGTTGTAATCCGGAGGAAGCAAAGGAGTTACAGAGACAAGTCCAAGAATTGATAGATAGAGGATATGTTCAAGAGAGTTTAAGTCCTTGTGCGGTGCCTGCGTTACTAGTGCCAAAGAAGGAAGGGacttggagaat TGTTGTCTTTCTTGGTTATATTGTGGGAAAAGACGGAGTAAGTATGGACCCATCCAAGGTCGATGCTATTCAAGCCTGGCCAGTTCCGAAATCAACTACAGAGGTGCGAAGCTTTCATGGTTTAGCATCATTTTATAGACGGTTCATCCAGGGTTTTAGCTCGATTGTGGCTCCAATTACAGAGCTAACCAAGAAGGGAGAGTTCGTGTGGACTAACAGCGCCCAAAAGGCGTTTGAAGAAGTGAAACGCAAGCTATGCTCCGGACTTGTTTTAGCACTACCtgattttaataaattgtttgaagtcgagtgtgatgcaAGTGGTGTTGGGATTGGTGCCGTGTTAATACAAGAAAAGAGGCCTATTGCATATTTCAAATGA